GATTAATTTCATGGACTAACATATGAGGATCTTTATAAACTTTCTActataaaaaaattgtttatttataaaaGGCCCATGATCACGAAAACTTTGGAACTTCTCTCaaaaacatgagaagaaaaggaaaatcaaaGAGACGGGGTTGTGTATACATCGTAAATATAGCTTGACATGTGGCATGAGGAAAGAGGAACACGTTGCAAATAGATTCAATcaatgatatgatgtgtgatttAACCGGTTGTAGTGATTTCGTGTGAGCCCGGATCAAATGTTACTGAGCAATTGTTACGGATCATTTATGAACAACAAAACGTTACGTAACTAGTCCGGATTCGGAGCTGAACGTTACACTTCTGTATTAAAAGTAGCATTCATTGGTTATTATTGCCCATTATTAGGCTAGATTCACAGCTCAAATCTGACATTTTTCAACTATAAAAGGAGCTTAAACTCATTAATTGTAATAGGTATCGAAAAATATACTACTTGTGCACAATTATACGTTCAGCCCTGATTATAAGCAAAATTTGTTCTTTTGTTATTCTTCTTGTTCCAAGTTAATATAAGTTCGTCAAGGCTAAGTGCTTCATCGGAGtgatattcaacaaaaaatttCATTCGAGGCTCATTCAGCCCATGTTTACTTATTGcttttttactttatatttactTGATTTCATTATTCAACTGCTATTACTTTTTACTTGCTTATTACAAATCAAttcacgtatcctttaaaccactaaTAAATTTATTTGTACCTTTTTTGGGGTAAACAAAGGTTCAATTGTTCAACAAAAGCTACGATGAAGTAGTAAATTTTTATCAAAGATTTCAGATTTAAGTTTTGAATATGAAAGTTTCTTTATTAAAagtcatttattttaaaattagacTTTTCAAGTTGTCTCTCAATCCCCTAAAGATGAGATAAGATTTGTGTACATTCTACCTTACTCAGATCCAACTTTTgagatttgttgttgttgtataaattcaaatttaataaatgCTGGTTCTCAACATGGACAAgatacaaaagaagaaaaatgttcAATTGAATGGAGACATACTCCACACCAATTTGCACTTTTTCCCTTaagataatttattttatttttttgcacggattgtccttcatttggggtggtctttaatttttcaaattggtggtttttaaattttgcccctcaaattagtgatctttaatttttgccctttgctttTGCAAATTTTGCCTtacccccagcgaagggcaatcctgcaaattatCCAATAATTTTTTCACGGGagataagtttatatttttagtAACATTGGAGTATCCTATAAATTATATGACACAATCTTAAAAATTTATGGCCACTTGACATAAATTCGATTTTGAAGAATGCACTTGCAATTTGTTTCATACTCTGGACCTTTGTCTATGGACCCCTTAGGCCACCGCATTCTCTCACTTTCACTTTATGTAATACACAGAGTTCACACTTCCATTTTTTCCATAGTTCAAATGGAAGCGTTTGTAATTCGGTAACATGGATAATTATAGCataaaatatatcaataataataataataataacagaCGACGCAACTAATGCTTCTTCCtggttttatatttttgaaaaaacagAAGCTAGGTGGCTAGGATATCATAACGGCAAAGGGGGCAAGAATGGCCAATCTCTAGCCAAGTTGTAATGCAATCTCCATGAAACACATGTGAGCAAGGCATGCCCATCAACTCCCTCTCCTTTCCAAGCTCTTCAAAGCAAATCATACATTCATCATCACCGGACAAAGAATGGTTAACGACTAAAACTCCACGAACGAACACAATCAAGTCTTGGCAACCCTTGTTATTCTCATCATCCATATTTTCACGGACTTTGCCAGTCATATCATGAATGACAACGTTACGATAATTCTTATCAAACTCCTCACCCCAATTCTTGGTATTTTCTCGCATGACATTGTAGAAGAAGGTTTCAAATGACATGTATGTAGAAGGGAAAAATCTGAGAAGGAGTAATTTGGTATGATCTTGCTCGTGTTCAAATCGATCAGTATTAAACCAATATCGGTCATGAGTAATAAGTTCAAATTTAATGGTTAATGAGGTGGGTAAAGAATTAGAAGGATAATCGCTATTAGGGTTCTTGATACTTAATTCTTGTTGCGATAACATTTGCCAAATATTCAAGGCTGCATCCGAGGAGGGATGATGATATTCCAAAGTAGACACCAATTTCAAAGTGTTCGACATGGGAAACACTGGAACCTAGTAATCTTAACCTACAAGTCTTATA
This genomic interval from Lycium ferocissimum isolate CSIRO_LF1 unplaced genomic scaffold, AGI_CSIRO_Lferr_CH_V1 ctg19735, whole genome shotgun sequence contains the following:
- the LOC132042999 gene encoding uncharacterized protein LOC132042999 — translated: MSNTLKLVSTLEYHHPSSDAALNIWQMLSQQELSIKNPNSDYPSNSLPTSLTIKFELITHDRYWFNTDRFEHEQDHTKLLLLRFFPSTYMSFETFFYNVMRENTKNWGEEFDKNYRNVVIHDMTGKVRENMDDENNKGCQDLIVFVRGVLVVNHSLSGDDECMICFEELGKERELMGMPCSHVFHGDCITTWLEIGHSCPLCRYDILAT